In a genomic window of Pararge aegeria chromosome 7, ilParAegt1.1, whole genome shotgun sequence:
- the LOC120625130 gene encoding 60S ribosomal protein L39-like codes for MLAHKTFIIKRKLAKKLKQNRPIPQWVRMRTGNTIRYNAKRRHWRRTKLKL; via the coding sequence ATGTTGGCCCACAAGACTTTTATTATTAAGCGTAAGCTTGCcaagaaattaaaacaaaacagaccaATTCCTCAATGGGTACGAATGCGCACTGGAAATACAATCCGGTACAACGCTAAGAGGCGTCACTGGAGGAGAACAAAGTTGAAGCTTTAA